GGTTGGCGAGGTCAGAAAAAGCAGTGGTCGGAAAGAGAAAACAAGCTTTGTAATTATTGATGCTCAAAGTGTTAAAAATACTGATACAGCGGAGAAGAAAGGATATGATGCAGGGAAAAAAATATCAGGAATAAAAAGACATATAGCAGTCGATACCCAAGGGCTTCCTCATGCGATTCACATTACCACCGCTAATATCACTGACAGAAATGGGTGTATAGAAGCATTTTCACTACATAAAAACCATTTGTTCGGTGTAAAAAATGTTTTAGCAGATGGAGGATATTCTGGAGAAAAATTTGCAAAGAGTGTGCAGGAGATATTAGGATGTATAGTAGAAATAGCCAAAAGAAATACACTTCATACTTTTACAGTTATTCCCAAAAGATGGGTTGTAGAGCGTTCTTTTGCTTGGATAGAAAAATGTCGCAGGCTATGGAAAAATTGCGAAAGAAAACTACATACAAGCCTGAATATGGTGGTTCTTGCTTTTATTGCTCTACTTTTGAAAAGATTTTAAACAGGCTCTAAGGAGTATTTTGACAAAGTGATTGATTTTGGTTTGCTATTAGCATAAGACCACTATAGTATCATTTTTGATCCCTCTTCTTTTATATCCATAAGTGAGTATATAGTAGTGCCGATTCAAACGGCTAGCTTAATGGGGTTCAAGTCAACGAATTGAAACTTGTCGTTAATCCTATATTTTTCTATACGATTGAATCGGAACCACTATATTTATATCAGACTTGAATAGTCTTTAAGATTTTTCTAAAAAAGAGACTCTATGTTGAGTTATTCGGAAATGCTTTCTCTTCTTCTTGAAATTAAAAAAGGGATCTTAGGTAAAAACCTCGTAAGGTTTATGCAAATTAACCCTACAAGCTATGTATTTGTGTTTAGTAATATCCAGCTATTGCTCTGTGTGCAAAAATCATTTAGTCGCTTTCACATCACAAATAAAAAACATCAAGCGCATCCTTCTGTTTTTGCAGATCAAGTAAACAAAATCTTAAGAGAAAGAATATGTATGGAAATTTTTCTGTTCTCAGAGGATCGCATTCTTTGTTTAAGATTTGAAGAATACTATTTTATCGCAGAGCTCATGTACCATCATCCGATTCTAGCTGTTACAGATCCCCTATTCGCTATTATACTTAGCAATAAATCCACTTCTTCTCATTATAAAAAACCCCTTGTAAAACCTGCTACCCATCATTTTTCTACTTTTGTCACAAGTGAGGAAATAGAAGAGCGTTATCAGTTATTAGAGAAACAAGCTCTATTCGCATTACATTGCAAAAAAATATCTAATCAACTGCTTAAACTAGAAAAACAACGTAAAAAGTATGAAGAAGAATATAATCGAGCTAAAAACTGGCAGGTTTTACAAAACGAAACAGAATTATTAAAAAGCCATCTGCAACAAATAGCACCTGGGATGAAAAGCGTACGAGTCATGAATTGGGCGAGTCAATCTTTTCTAGAAATAGCTTTAGATCCAAAAGTTCCTATCCAAAAGCAATTACAGGCGCGTTTTAAAGAAGTGCGCAAAAGGAAAAAAAGGTTAGATCTCTATCCCGTATTTATGAAAGAGATCGATCAGAAAATGCATGCGCTTCAGAAAGAATTATCCAATCCAAGCATAGAACTACCTCATCAAAAACCTCCTCTAAAAAAAGAGCGTAATAAAGCGCGTGATTTTCACACTTTTATAGATAAGGAATACACCATTTTAGTCGGTAAAAATGCTAAAGGGAATGAGAAATTAACTTTTACGATAGCAAAGGGTAATGATACCTGGTTACATGTAACCCCCATGGCAGGCTCTCATGTGGTTGTTAAAGCCAAGCTAATCAATGAAGGTATTTTGCAAGATGCTATGCAACTAGCACTGTATTTTAGTCAAGCCCGCAAACAAAACCAAGCAGAGGTTCTGATCACAAAGGTTAAATATGTGAGTCGTACTAAAACAACAGGAAAAGTACTTGTCAGTAAGCATAGAACAAAAAAAGTACAATTAGATCTGAATAGAGTCAAAGAGTTGTTAAAAAAACAAACAGCAAAAAATCTCTAGAAAAGTATCTCTAAGAGCCTGTTTAAAATCTTTCTTTGTGTGCAATTATGGCATGTATATTTACTAAATAATGCGGCCTATTCATATCGATTTAGCATAGAGAAAAAAGGAATTTTACTACTATAGTTAAAAGATATGTATAAAAAACCCTCTTTAGTCATTTTAGGGATCGATCCAGGAATTAAGAAATCTGGTTATGGGATCATTAAAGTAGAGCATCCTCGTCTAGAACCTTTAGACTTTGGAGTGATTACTCCTCCCTTTCATACAGATAGCAACCATTGCTATTTAGTGTTATTCAATAGCTTTGAAAAGTTATTAAAAGCTTACAAACCTGATGCGGTTTCTATTGAGACACAATTTGTAGATAAGAATGTAAAAAGTGCATTCAAAGTTGCTATGGCACGTAGTATGGCTATCATTACAGCTGCTCGTCAGAACATCCCTGTATTTGAATACGCGCCAAAAAAAGCAAAATTAGCTGTTGTTGGGAATGGATCTGCAAGCAAGAACCAAGTGCAAAAAATGGTCCAACTCATTCTACAACTATCCTCTATTCCTGAACCAGAAGATGCCTCAGATGCTTTAGCACTTGCTATTTGCCATGCAAATACCCTACACTTTAATTTAAAAACTCATGTTTGATTATATTAAAGCCACTCTTATAGAATCGAGACCCTTAAAAGTTACTGTGGAAGTACACGGCATAGGATATCGAATTTGGGTCCCTATTCATATAAAGCTTCCTCAAGAAGGTTGTCTAATTACTCTCTATATTTCCCCTATTATTCGAGAAGATTCTCATCAGTTATTCGGTTTTTTAACACGCTTGGAGAGAGATTTTTTTGAGCTTCTCATCACTATTTCTGGAGTAGGACCTAAAATAGCACTTTGTTTAATGGGGCATCTTGAGCTACCAGATCTTCATGCAGCCATATTACAAGGAAACATCCAAGTTCTTTCCAAAACACCAGGTATTGGTAAAAAAACAGCTGAAAGATTAATTATCGAACTACGCGATAAGATAAAAACCTTAAACCTGCCCATCTCTTCTACACAAAACAACAACAATCAAATGCAAAATGATGCTCTAAGCGCACTGATCCATTTAGGCTACCCTTCTATCCAAGCTCAAAAAGCCATCAAAACAGTTCTCAATCAATCGGAAAAAGAGCCCGATCTTGGGCAGTTAATTACAGCAGCTCTCAAGCAAGTTTAATTTATCTATTAAGAACCTGTTTAAAATCTTTTCAAAAGTAGAGCAATAAAAGCAAGAACCACCATATTCAGGCTTGTATGTAGTTTTCTTTCGCAATTTTTCCATAGCCTGCGACATTTTTCTATCCATGCAAAAGAACGCTCTACAACCCATCTTTTGGGAATAACTGTAAAAGTATGAAGTGTATTTCTTTTGGCTATTTCTACTATACATCCTAATATCTCCTGCACACTCTTTGCAAATTTTTCTCCAGAAAATCCTCCATATCATTGCAAATTACATTAATAAATATGGAGCAATTGAAGTAGGTCATAAGTAATTACTTAATACCTATTAGTAATGCTATAGGCATTGCCAGTAGCACACGGGAGCAAGTGAATTCATTTGTCTAGAAAAAATTTAGGACACAGTATGAGATGTAACTCTCAGGCTTTTTTACGTATTAAAATCCCATTCTTTTTTTACTTTTTTACTGACGGATTTTTAGGTTTTTGCTTTATACGAGAATGTTTGTTCTCTTTTTGCACTTCTTTTTGTTCTGGAGACAGTGGAAATAGTAACCTGTCTCCCCATAGAGAGACATTAAATTCTAGTTCTGGATTCATAAGATATACATAATTTCTGTGATATAACGGAATAACTGGCATATCGTCGATCAGTACTTTTTCGGCTTGCTCTAGAGTTAATAAGCGCTTATCTCCTTCCTCATAGTTAGAGCGATCAAGTAACTCGATAAACTTTGGATGTTCCCAGCCGGTACGATTTTTTGTATAATTTTTATATTTAAACCTTTGAAGGACGTTCATGGGGTCGTCATAAAAAGCAAGCCAACTGCAAAGACACATAGAATAATCCATATTATTTAGCTTATCTAAAGCAATGCTAAAATCTAGCTTTTCTAGTTTAATAAAGATTCCAAATGCTTTTGCCCATTGCTGTTGAATAACTTGCACTATCTCATCTGCTGTATAAACCCGGGAGTAATAAAAGAAATTCAAATCTTTAAAAGCCTCTTTGGTAATACCTAGCTCAGCCATTCCTTCATTGAGCAAAATACTAGCTTGAATTACATTGTTATCTTTGAAAAACTCGGGGCATCGATTTCCTTTTAAGCAAGGCGCTACTAGATTTGTTGCAGACAAGCCGGCTTTGTAAGCAGGACTGATTGAATCCGTTTGAATGTTTTTTTTACAACCCTTTCCTAACATTCCAATCAATTCTTGGCGATTAATTGCCATGGCAAATGCTCTTCGAATCTTAACATTATTAAAAGGTTGTTTAGTTGTATTGAGGCAAATAAATACAGAATAAGGTTGTACTTCTGAGTTAAAGGTCCATTTTTTTTCTAGCTCAGCTATCTCCTCTAAAGGAATGTCTGTTAAAGAATCTCCAACCATATCAACTGTTCCTTGTTTAAACATTTCTAATGTTACGTGATCGTTTTCGACAATATTGAATGTAATTTTTGGTGGATGTTTATCTTTTATTTTTCGATAATATGGATTGCTAGTTAAAACGATTTGATCGCCTTGCTTAAAGCTTTCCAATATGAAAGGTCCATTGCACACAAATTGATTTCCTGTTTGGCATACCCAATCAAGGTTCTTTCGATCTTGTTCTATGTTTAAAGGATAAAAATAAGGTAAGCAAAGTAATTTAAGCAAATAAGGCGTAGGGTATTCTAGGATAATCTCAATTGTTTTTTCATCGAGAGCTTTGATACCCACCTGGTCTGGAGAAACGAGTCCTTCTTTAGCTTCTTTAGCGTTTTTAATAGGCTCAAATTGATGATACCCTATTGAGGGGAAATTTGGGTCTAGGCTATCTTTCCAAGACTGTTCAAAATCGTAAGCAGTAACAGGCTTGCCATTGGACCATAGGTTATCTCCTAAAGTAAATGTATAGGTGAGCTTATCATCTGATACTGTATACGACTTAGCTTGGGCAAGTTTAATGGATCCATCGGGATATCGTTTGACAAGACCTTCAAACAGTAAGAAAATCATTTGAGCAGAAAAAACATCGCCGGCTTTACGAGGATCAAATGTTTTAGGTTGTGTTTTCATATTTAAGTTAAGCATAGGTAAACCATTTTTTAACAGAGCTGAAGAGGTGCAAATAAATATACATGTAGTAACAAACACAACTACCATTGTTGGTTTTTGGATAAAAGGTTTCCTTAATTTTTTAATGATAAGTCTTTTCAAGTTTGAAGTGCACAGAAGAATTAAAAAAAGAATAGGCAGGCGATGAAAGAATCTCTATTGTGATTTTTAACAATCAAACACAAGGAGAGACCTTGCCTAAAGGCTACCATCACCTAACCTATGACCAAAGATGTCAGATTTATATTTTAAAAGCTAGAGGAGATACATCTAGCTCAATAGCAAACATTCTAAAAGTTCATCATAGCACTATTAGTAGGGAACTTAAGAGAAATAAAGGGCAACGAGGATACCGTCATCAGCAAGCTCAAGAAAAAGCATTTCTTAGAAAAAATTCTCAGCCCAATAAAAAAATGACTCCTCAAATAGTTACCCGTATTGAAGAAAAAATCAAGTTGCAATGGAGCCCTATACAAATATCCGGATGGCTTAAAAGACATGGTAAAGAACATGTTAGTCATGAGACCATCTATAATCATATCTGGAAAGATAAACGACAGGGAGGACAGCTTTATAGAGAGCTCCGTCATCGAGGGAAAAAATATAACAAGCAGAGAAAGGGAGCTTCTGGAAGAGGGAACATGCCTGGTCGTATAGATATTAAGCAACGGCCTTGTATTGTAGAAAAAAAGACTCGTTTAGGAGACTGGGAACTAGATACAGTCATAGGGGCAGGACATAAAGGCGTAATTGTATCAATGGTAGAAAGAACTTCCAAGCTAACTAAGCTCGCCAAAGTTTCTCATAAAACTGCAGAGGAAGTAAGTCAAGCGTTAATTGAACAACTTAAACCTATCAAAGATTTTGTACACACATTAACAGCAGACAACGGAAAAGAATTTGCCTATCACCAAATGGTTAGTTTCGAGCTAGAGACAGACTTCTACTTTGCAACGCCCTACCATTCTTGGGAAAGAGGCTTAAATGAGCATACAAACGGACTAGTTAGGCAATATTTTCCTAAAACACAAAGCTTTTTAGATACGACTTCCAAGGATATAGAAAGGGTGGAAACTTTACTAAATAACAGACCTAGAAAGGCTCTCAACTTCGAAACTCCACTAGAAGTGTTTACGAGATTATCTACAAACATGCTATGCTCGGGTGCACAATAGATGTTTTTTCAAGTATTTATATGTTCTTTTTTGTGCACTTCAAGGTTGAAAGGGCCATACAAGAGAAAAAAGCTAAAATTCCGATTAAATTCTTGCATATCATTGTAAAAAGACCTTAAAGAGCGATTATAAATTTTATAAAGATGCATTTTCTGATAAAACAGCATATTCTACAACAACAAAAGAAAAATTTATTTCACTTTATATTGCTAGAAGCTGTGATGTGAATGTTATTTTGATCTCCTCTTAGCTCTATAACAGTTAGAGGGATTTCCAGAACTATAAAGGTAATGGCTGAAACCCTAACAGTTGCTCATTGTTTATTCGACTAGCCATGTCCCATAATTTCCATGCTACAATTCCTCTTGGAAATACAATTCCATGAGGAACTGTTTTATTAGAGCTCTTGCATAACCTCAAATTTTAAAGCTCCCAATTATAGATCCCGGCTATACTAGTTTGATTTCAAATTAAGAATTGCATAGCTAGCTTTTTTTGAAAAAGCTGCTCTATCTTGAAAGAAGATGTTATCTTTTGCATAAAAATGTTTATATATACTAGTGCCGATTCAAACGGCTAGCTTAATGGGATTTAAGTCAACGACTTGAAACTTGTCGTTTATCCTACATTTCAAAATATCTGTTATTTTCGGTATCTCTTCTAAGAAGAATCCTCTAATTGCCTGAAAAAAAGTCACCGACGTTTCGTAATATCGATTGTATACCGTCTTTTCCTTTAAGATCTTCCACAAGCGTTCAATAGGATTCAAATTCGGCGAATAAGGAGGGAGATAGTGCACTTTAATCCTAGAAGACATCAGAAACTCTTCTAGTTTCTTATTTTTGTTTGATCTTGCATTATCCAAAATTACATGAATAATTCGAGCCTCTGTCTGTTTTTCTAGCTTCTTGAAAAAATCGAGGTTTTTCAGGATCTAATTTCCCAGGAATCTTTTTAGGACGTTTATAAACAAATCCGTGCTGTATGAGCCAATCTGTCATGCCACTTCGGGAATATTTTATCCCATATTGCTCATGCACATAAGCTATGATCCCTTTGACTTTAAGATAGGTCTTTTCCTGTAGGTGTTTTAGTAGAGACTCTTTTTGGTCTTGTGAAAGTTTTGATTTGCTACCGCCTCGAGGGCTACTTCCAGTTTTATTTTCGGAATCATATTCTCTGAGGTATTTCTGAACAGTGATAGGGCTTATCCGGAGTGTTTTAGCAAGATTTTTTGTTGAGATACCCTCATCATAGCCCAAAATTACACAAAGCCTATTCCGTTCAGAATAGTCTTTTGGATGCTTTAACTTGTGTTCTAAGTCAGCTCTCTGGCTAGGGATCAGTTTTTTCATACTCAATAGCTTAACACAAAACAAAATATTTTTCTATACGATTGAATCGGAACCACTATATTCAAAATCTTAATAAGACCATCTAAAACATGCAGAAGAATCGAGGTTAATTTGCACCCCTTCGATATCGGGCTTAAGCAAACGAGTAGATCTGTGCATTTGATCTTTATGAGAAACAAGAATAATGGCTTGAATGCAGACTTGTTTCTTCTCTAACGTCTCTTGATTTAGAGGTTTGTTCAAATGGAAGCAATTCTTCTTCTATAGAAGAGCTCTCTTTGATCAGACTAAAACCAGGATCTCCTACTTGTTGAAATAAAGGATCAAGAACCACTATCTCTGAAGTTGTCTGGTCTGCAAAAATCAAAAAAGAATAAATCATATTTTAGATTATTTAGACAAAAGACTTTTTTTCAAAATATAATTTACAAAAAATGATCTTTATAGAGGAATATATTGGTTCCGATTCAATCGTATAGAAAAATATAGGATTAACGACAAGTTTCAAGTCGTTGACTTGAAACTTGTCGTTTATCCTACATTTCAAAAGGCCCTTTCAACCTTGAAGTGCACAAAAAAGAACATATAAATACTTGAAAAAACATCTATTGTGCACCCGAGCATAGCATGTTTGTAGATAATCTCGTAAACACTTCTAGTGGAGTTTCGAAGTTGAGAGCCTTTCTAGGTCTGTTATTTAGTAAAGTTTCCACCCTTTCTATATCCTTGGAAGTCGTATCTAAAAAGCTTTGTGTTTTAGGAAAATATTGCCTAACTAGTCCGTTTGTATGCTCATTTAAGCCTCTTTCCCAAGAATGGTAGGGCGTTGCAAAGTAGAAGTCTGTCTCTAGCTCGAAACTAACCATTTGGTGATAGGCAAATTCTTTTCCGTTGTCTGCTGTTAATGTGTGTACAAAATCTTTGATAGGTTTAAGTTGTTCAATTAA
This is a stretch of genomic DNA from Candidatus Rhabdochlamydia oedothoracis. It encodes these proteins:
- a CDS encoding transposase is translated as MDNARSNKNKKLEEFLMSSRIKVHYLPPYSPNLNPIERLWKILKEKTVYNRYYETSVTFFQAIRGFFLEEIPKITDILKCRINDKFQVVDLNPIKLAV
- a CDS encoding peptide ABC transporter substrate-binding protein encodes the protein MKRLIIKKLRKPFIQKPTMVVVFVTTCIFICTSSALLKNGLPMLNLNMKTQPKTFDPRKAGDVFSAQMIFLLFEGLVKRYPDGSIKLAQAKSYTVSDDKLTYTFTLGDNLWSNGKPVTAYDFEQSWKDSLDPNFPSIGYHQFEPIKNAKEAKEGLVSPDQVGIKALDEKTIEIILEYPTPYLLKLLCLPYFYPLNIEQDRKNLDWVCQTGNQFVCNGPFILESFKQGDQIVLTSNPYYRKIKDKHPPKITFNIVENDHVTLEMFKQGTVDMVGDSLTDIPLEEIAELEKKWTFNSEVQPYSVFICLNTTKQPFNNVKIRRAFAMAINRQELIGMLGKGCKKNIQTDSISPAYKAGLSATNLVAPCLKGNRCPEFFKDNNVIQASILLNEGMAELGITKEAFKDLNFFYYSRVYTADEIVQVIQQQWAKAFGIFIKLEKLDFSIALDKLNNMDYSMCLCSWLAFYDDPMNVLQRFKYKNYTKNRTGWEHPKFIELLDRSNYEEGDKRLLTLEQAEKVLIDDMPVIPLYHRNYVYLMNPELEFNVSLWGDRLLFPLSPEQKEVQKENKHSRIKQKPKNPSVKK
- a CDS encoding NFACT RNA binding domain-containing protein codes for the protein MQINPTSYVFVFSNIQLLLCVQKSFSRFHITNKKHQAHPSVFADQVNKILRERICMEIFLFSEDRILCLRFEEYYFIAELMYHHPILAVTDPLFAIILSNKSTSSHYKKPLVKPATHHFSTFVTSEEIEERYQLLEKQALFALHCKKISNQLLKLEKQRKKYEEEYNRAKNWQVLQNETELLKSHLQQIAPGMKSVRVMNWASQSFLEIALDPKVPIQKQLQARFKEVRKRKKRLDLYPVFMKEIDQKMHALQKELSNPSIELPHQKPPLKKERNKARDFHTFIDKEYTILVGKNAKGNEKLTFTIAKGNDTWLHVTPMAGSHVVVKAKLINEGILQDAMQLALYFSQARKQNQAEVLITKVKYVSRTKTTGKVLVSKHRTKKVQLDLNRVKELLKKQTAKNL
- a CDS encoding IS5 family transposase (programmed frameshift); its protein translation is MTRSYPSDISRKQFSKIHLILESTRKKTRPRRVDLYDIFCGILYILKSGCQWRMLPVEYPKWELCDYYFPFWNKKDDKNSKSILEIVLKKLVGEVRKSSGRKEKTSFVIIDAQSVKNTDTAEKKGYDAGKKISGIKRHIAVDTQGLPHAIHITTANITDRNGCIEAFSLHKNHLFGVKNVLADGGYSGEKFAKSVQEILGCIVEIAKRNTLHTFTVIPKRWVVERSFAWIEKCRRLWKNCERKLHTSLNMVVLAFIALLLKRF
- a CDS encoding helix-turn-helix domain-containing protein produces the protein MKKLIPSQRADLEHKLKHPKDYSERNRLCVILGYDEGISTKNLAKTLRISPITVQKYLREYDSENKTGSSPRGGSKSKLSQDQKESLLKHLQEKTYLKVKGIIAYVHEQYGIKYSRSGMTDWLIQHGFVYKRPKKIPGKLDPEKPRFFQEARKTDRGSNYSCNFG
- the ruvC gene encoding crossover junction endodeoxyribonuclease RuvC yields the protein MYKKPSLVILGIDPGIKKSGYGIIKVEHPRLEPLDFGVITPPFHTDSNHCYLVLFNSFEKLLKAYKPDAVSIETQFVDKNVKSAFKVAMARSMAIITAARQNIPVFEYAPKKAKLAVVGNGSASKNQVQKMVQLILQLSSIPEPEDASDALALAICHANTLHFNLKTHV
- the ruvA gene encoding Holliday junction branch migration protein RuvA yields the protein MFDYIKATLIESRPLKVTVEVHGIGYRIWVPIHIKLPQEGCLITLYISPIIREDSHQLFGFLTRLERDFFELLITISGVGPKIALCLMGHLELPDLHAAILQGNIQVLSKTPGIGKKTAERLIIELRDKIKTLNLPISSTQNNNNQMQNDALSALIHLGYPSIQAQKAIKTVLNQSEKEPDLGQLITAALKQV
- a CDS encoding IS30 family transposase; protein product: MIFNNQTQGETLPKGYHHLTYDQRCQIYILKARGDTSSSIANILKVHHSTISRELKRNKGQRGYRHQQAQEKAFLRKNSQPNKKMTPQIVTRIEEKIKLQWSPIQISGWLKRHGKEHVSHETIYNHIWKDKRQGGQLYRELRHRGKKYNKQRKGASGRGNMPGRIDIKQRPCIVEKKTRLGDWELDTVIGAGHKGVIVSMVERTSKLTKLAKVSHKTAEEVSQALIEQLKPIKDFVHTLTADNGKEFAYHQMVSFELETDFYFATPYHSWERGLNEHTNGLVRQYFPKTQSFLDTTSKDIERVETLLNNRPRKALNFETPLEVFTRLSTNMLCSGAQ